The genomic segment CCATTGGAAAAAACAATAGGATTATTAAAATAAAGTCTGGACGAGCTTTTGGTTCAGAAAACCCTAAACAATATACCTCTCTCTACAGCGATTCCACTTTACGGACTGAAGTAACATATATTCAAAAAGGTTATGAAATGAACTATATCGGAAGTAGTGAGAATCATGTTATTTTGGAAGTTGGTGGGTTAACTTTCTACGCGAAACCTAACGAAGTCGATCTTGTTCCAACAGAACTTGTCACGGGCAACAGCTTTTATGAAGTAGGCACAGATGGTGTCTTATATCATGATACGTATAACAACTTGACTAAAACACGTGGGGTTTATTCTATCGGTCCTGCAGCTTCATCCATGAAAAACGGGAAAAGGTATACAAGTCTTGATGGCGTTCATTTTGATGAAGTAGGTACGAAAAACACAATTACACATTACCCATACTTCCAATTCCAATCAGTCCGTCAAACCTCTTCATACAGCGGTGCAGAACTTGATTACTTCATCACTGAGATTTTGAAAGACCGTCAGAAAACCGGTCTCGCTCGTTACAAAGATGCTCCGACAAAATCAAAGTTAATTGGTCTTGGTAATTATTTAAAAACAATTGAAGAAACACATCGTGTCAACGCATTGTTCATTCTTGCAACAGCCATCCACGAAAGTGATTACGGAATAAGCGGAAATTCACTAACGAAAAATAATATTTTCGGTATTAAAGTGTTTGATTCTAGTCCGGAATCAGGTGGAACATACAAACATCCCAACAATAGTGTCGATGCATTTATTAACGAATACATGAACAAAAATTACGCTAACCCGCTAGGCGGATATTCGTATGGAGCAGTTCCAGGCAATAAAGTAGTTGGCTTTAATGTCAGGTACGCTTCTGATCCAAACTGGGGAAGTAAAATCGCCGGTCATATGTGGAGAATCGATACATTCCTCGGCAAGAAGGATTACAAACAAGCGGATCTCGGCCGCATCATTTATACCGGTCCCGTAGGTGTCAATGTACGGACAAGCCCTGATCCGCTAAGTGCTAAACTATTCTCTTACAAACAGAAAGACCCCGGCGCCAATGCCGCATTCGGCTATCCAGTAGTTATTGTCGATGAAACAGTCGGTAGCGACGGTTTCAAATGGTATAAGGTAATTGCAGATAGCAATCCTCCTGCAGACTACGGCTGGATTCGTTCAGACCTTATAGAACGAATTACGGAGTAAAATAGGTAAATCCTGTCCACTGGTGTTTAAGTGGACAGGATTTTTTTTACGCAATTAGCCTCCCCTAGTTAATGTGACATTGGTCATAACTTGATTAAAAAATTTTCTGAGCACCACTTGTAACTGTAATGGTTAATGACTAAACTCGCATGGCTTCACTCGTAACTGTGATGGCTTATGTCTAAACTCTCATGGCTCCGCCAAGCTCTAATGGCAATTCGTCAAACTGTCATGGCTCAACTCGTAACTGTGATGGCTTACGACTAAACTCTCATGGCTTCGCCGAACTCTAATGACAATTCATCAAACTGTCATGGCTTCACTCGTAACTGTGATGGCTTATGACTAAACTCTCATGGCTTCACCCGTAACTGTGATGGCTAAATATATAATCAAGATAACAATCCCCTTTCCCCCATCAAAAAATCCCCCGCACTGAATGATTCCAGTGCGGAGGATTTCACATTTCAATCACTTTACCTCAAAGTGCGTCCGTATGTTCACTACCTGCCGGAAGAATATCCGACATGTTGATACGCTCAAGGCCTTTTTTAATCTTCGTCGTATAACCTAACTTGTTTTCGTTCAAATAACCCGCTTTGGAACGTATCATTTCTTCAAAGATAGGCAACTTCGATTCATCGATCGCCGACCACAATTCATAAGAATTGATCAAATCTTCCAAAGTTAAATGAACATAATCGCGTCCAGAGAATTCACGTTCCGGCGAAATTTTATACCAAATGTCACCGTCAGGACGGATCCACTTATTCTTTTCCTTTACGATCGCTGTCTGGATACTCGTTGCAGTAGCTAAATATGCAGGATCGTTTAACTCTTGATAAGCCAATAAAAGAATGTTCATTCCACCAAGCGCATGGTTCATGGACGTATGTGTCTTCACTTTTTGCGCCCCAGGGAAGTAATCAGAAATATAGTAGGACTCGTTGTCCACTTTGATGATATTCCCTTTTTCCTTTTGCGATACAAGCAAATTGGCATAGTTTTTCAGACCGACATTATAGTCCTTATGTTCAAACGCTTTGCCGCCATTATACATGAATAATGCAATTTGTTCGTTGAATCGAGTATCGACGAACGGAGCCGTTATACCGTACAAGCTTTTCAGATACGTGCTTGTTACTTCTGTCTCCCAATACGTCGATTTCCCTCTGAATACATCCAAATTAGCAAATGAATTATAGAGAAGGTTTTCATAATACCGTGCACCAGTTTCGGAGTAAAGGGCCATAACTCGGTCCTCTTTCACAAGAAGTAGATTACGACCATACCCTCTACCCGACTTCGGCATTGGTTCAACCGTTACCGCCATCTTATTGTATGGACCTTCGGCTGTGTACCATTTATTTCGTTTTTTATAATTAACTGCTGACTCAAGCATCCAAGCGTCCATTTGCTTCCGATCCTCAAACAATCGTTCTTCAGAAGCTAGGAGCCATTGGTCAACAACATCAAAACCTCTTGACTGTAATCTGTAAACGGAAAGTTGCGTTTCTCCAAGCATAACGCCGCTAAACGCTTCGCTTTCCTGATGTAATTCCCTCGTATGGCTTTCTGCGCCTGTAGGGTATTTCTGGTTCAGTTCAGTTGACTGGTATGACTTCCCAATCATCCGCTGAGATACTTTACCGTCTGTTTGTATTTTTTCGAAAATACCTGTGGGGTACGTCATCAAGTCATAGCCAAATGTCTCATCCACACTTTTCTTGATTGGGAATCGACTATACTCGTGAAGCACGGCTTTCGATAATCCTTCTTCCGTCTGGATAACATCAACAGTTACTGGTATGTTTTGAGGATTTCTCAGTTCGTTGAATAAAAAATAATCGCCGTTAGGCAGTTCCCTTTTCGTCATTTTCACCGTGACGGACGGAAAGCCGCTTATGCGGTATGTGTAAATAATATCTGTAGCATGTGCATGTTTGACGGTTTTCTCTCCCGCAAACTGCATGATATAGTTCGAACGCAAATAGGTTTTGGCAGTAGTCGAAAGTGGTACTTCGACAAATTGTTGCTCATGTCGGACGGTATCAAACGTACCGTACGTATTTGGCTCCGTGAATTCTGTTGCAGGCAATTTCTCTATTAGCTTATTTTGCAGCATCGCCCTGTGTAGAAATACGACATATGTCGCGCGGTTGACAGCTGTTTTCGGATCGAATGTACCGTCTTCCTTACCAGTTGTGATACCGTGTTGCGCAAGTACTTTTACACCTAATTTATGAGATTCACTGATTTTGTTCTCGTCCTTGAACGTGATTTCTTCTCCTGTATCTTGCAACTTGAAAGCCCGAACGATGACAGTCGCCATCTGTTCACGTGTCAAAGAGTCACCAACGCCGAACGTCCCGTCTTCTTTCCCTAAGAAAATACCGGCTTCATATGTAGCCATGGCACCTTTCAAATGGGACGACTTTGCACTGACATCTTTAAAAATCGGCTTGTAGGATGAAAATGGCAACTCGAGTGCGTTCGTTATCAAGTTTGCTGCTTGTGCCCGTGATACCTCTAAACTTGGTCTGAACTGCTTGTCCGGATAACCGTTAATAATTTTTAAGTCGACAAGTTGTGTTACTTCATCTTTTGCCCAGAAATCATTATGTACGTCCGTAAAGCTTGGACTAATTGGATTCGCGCTAGCATTCAATATACCAAAGCCAAACAGTGAAAGAACTACGACAATAAGTCCGACTTTCATTGGACCTTTCATTTTTTTCTTGTGTAACATTTACAAATATCCTCCCTCTCCTTACTTAATCTGTACAGTCATCCATCTATAATACCATATATGGGCATAGAAAAACCTCCCATTTACCAGGAGGCTGATTCGTTACTCTATTGTCTTTTGTGCAAACGTTTCGCCATTTTTACGTGCTTGAACATCAATTTTATAATCCGAATATTCTACTTTCAATTTTTCAGCAAACTTTTCGACAAGTTCTTTTGCTTTCTCTTCTTTCATATCAGCAGCAACATCAAAATCGAGTAGAACGAAGCCACCGCTATCTTCTGTCACGATAATACCGACCGAAGAAACGCCTTCTTCTTTACCAAACTCTTCTTTTAAGTCATCGTCCGATTTTGCCGTTTCTGATTTATCGACAGCTCCTTGTTCCTTAAGGTCTTTTTCAACTGCCTCACTTTTCTTCTCTTCATCAGTTTTCGGCTCATCTTTCTTATCCGACTCCCCGCATGCACCAAGCAAAAGAGCTGATCCTAACAATGCTGCAAACAATAATGATTTTTTCATATTAGGTTCTCCTCCTTCATCTAAAGTATATATTATCCTAACATTTGAACTACCCCCACCTTCACTACGTTTAGAGGTGGGGGATTCCTAAGAATACCGGCGTATCCGCCAATTATGGATTAGGCTAGCTCCACAGTTCCTGCGGTTAGAAGTCTTATGGCTTCTTTTTCAAGATTGATACTTGCGTTATAGTCTCGGTCGTGACACGAGTTACATGCCGGACACACCCATTCACGTAATGCAAGAACCTTAACGTCTTTATGGCGATAGCCACAACTTGAACAGAGTTGGCTAGAGGGGAAAATTTTTGCGACAGCGATGACTGTCTTCCCGTACCACTTCGCCTTGTATTCAAGCATTGTGCGGAACTGTGACCAACTCACTTCACTGATTGCTTTGGCTAAGTTGTGGTTTTTCAGCATGTTTGATACCTGCAAATCCTCAATTCCGATGACATCGTGGTTTTTGATGATTTCGGTGGAGACTTTATGCAAGTAATCATTTCTTTTATTTGCAATTTCTTCATGAATACAAGCGACTATTCTTCGTTGTTTCTGATAGTTCTTCGCCTCATGCAGGGGTTTCTGTTGATAAATCGCATGTTCTTTTCTTCTTGAAAGAATCCGTTGTGCTTTGGCTAATTTCTTTTCCAATGCGCGAAAGAATTTTGGATTTTCATAGACGGTCTCATCTGAATTTATAGCGAAATCCTTTAGACCAACATCAATACCGACAGAAGTATTGGTTTTAGGTAGCTCACAAACCTCTGTTTCGACAAGAATGGAGACAAAATAGTTCCCGCTCGGATTCCGTCTGATTGTCGCATTCATTATACGCCCTGAGATTTCACGGCTTTTTGCGAGTTTAACAAACCCCAACTTGGGCAATTTGATGGCATTGCCAATAACTGCAATATTACCGTTTGTCTGTTTTGTTGTGTAGGATTGGACGTTATTTCTTTTCGATTTAAAACGGGGTGGTTTGGTTTGCTTCTTAAAGAAACGGTCAAACGAGTCTGCAAGGTTGCGGACAGCTGATTGAAGGGCGATGCTGTCCACTTCTTTTAACCAAGATAATTCCTTTTTCAATAAGGGAAGGCCAGCTGAACAAGTGCCATATGTTAGCCCTTTACCTGTTTCTTTATAGGTGTCATTCCATTTATACAAAAAGTGATTAAAGACAAATCGGCTACATCCGATTGTTTTAGCAATGAGGACTTGTTGGTCTTGGTTTGGATAGATACGGAACTTATAGGCTTTGTTGGTCATCACAGACTTTCACCTCATTTCAAAAGGGTTTTGAGTTAATTATAGAATACACGTTCTGTTAAAGCTAGTATTTTGGGCTGCTGCCCAACCGAAATTCTTCTCCCACTTATCACTTGGCCACGCCCTTTTCGTGATTGAAGTGGGCGTCTTCTTTCGGTAAATAGATAAAAAGTATAAGCGACAAGGCACACACTACTTGGTGTCGCTTATTGGTTGACTGCTATTCAGTAAAAAAAAGGGCCCCATTGCTGTCATTCGACTGCTGGGACCCTGTTTCATTATGCTTTTCTATTCAACCATTTATATTTAATTGCCATCAGATAAATAACGAATGCAAATGCAAATGTGATAGCAACAAAGACAAATCCTTGTGAGTTCAATACAAGCATCGGAGCAAATGTCACGAGCATAATTTCAACCGGCGCAATTGGTATATAGGCCAAGCTGTAATCATCCAGCGTCTTGCTTTCCGATTTTGGATCTACGATTCTAAGTAGCGCCATACCCATAGCGACCGTTCCTGTTGTCCAGCCCCATGTGAATATCCCCTTTTCAAACCAGTATTCCGGGAAAAACTTCTTCGAAAATACTGCGAAGAATAAAAATGCATACACAAGACCAAACACAAATAACAAAATTAACGGAACAGCATAATCAAGTACGACTGAAATACTAATTGAACCAATTCCGAATGCAACGAGAATATCCGTTGCACTTCCACTAATTCTTGACACAACATCCTTACTGACATATTTATCCGTATCCGTCGAATTCAATATCTTCTTCACGAACAATCCAACAAGAAATGCCAGTGAAAATGCCGGTATAACAACGCTTGGTAATAGCATTGCACCTAATTCACTTAAATAATAACCGCCCATGGCGATAATCGTAATGATAGACAGGTGAAAAACATATGGATCAATCGAAATCGACGATACCGTATCTGTTTCAGATTTCGTTCTAGATTCTGGCGGGATTAATCCCGTTCTCATCTCGTCAGGCAAATCTTTGAACGAAGCAAGGAATGATGTATGCCCCTTCGAAGACCCCCATTTAATAAAGAGAATCCCAATTAGAATCGCACTCATAATCCCTACAGTGGCAGATGTCATAGCCAAAGAAGTCGCTTCTTCCCAGCCATTTTGCTCAAATGTCGCACCAATTGCCGCTGCAGTTCCGTGTCCCCCTACAAAGCCGGCTGCAAGTAACAAACCGAAACCGTCATGTACATTCCAAAATGGATTAATCAGTAGAAGTGCGAATAACAATCCTCCACCCCACATTAATACCATTGCAAGTTGAGAGTACGACCACATGCTCCCGACTCTTGTCTTAATCGCATTCCAGTCAATCCGTGGTGATAGTAACGGCAGCGTTCCAAATATTACTGCTATTAAGATTGCCGGATAGACTTTCATTTGATCTGAAAACGGCAAAATTCCGAAACCATTCGGCCCTAACAGCAAAGCCAGAAGCCCCGCAATAATACTGGCCGGCAAAAACATTTGCTGGATGAACTTAACCTTTGCTCGAATAATCGTCCCTACAAGCAGAAGCAATGATATCAAACCGATATCCGTAAATAAAACCCATGGTGAAAAATCCATATAACTATTCTCCTAATCTATACATTATTTTTTTGCTGAATTAAATGCCCCTTTCTTAACATCTATGTAACCGATTACACGAATATAAAAAGCATATTTTTTATCAACTCATATTACAATAACATTTATTAAAGTTCTAGTAAATTTAACGGACTACTTAGAATTCCTTAATGAATTCACAATTGGAAACTAACTAAAAACTCTTTTAAATAAAGAAATATATTCATCATCATTAAATGACTTTCAAGAATATTTCCTACATAAAATATATATATATTCGTAACATTCGACAGCAATTTGTTCGTCAAAATTTTAGAGACTGCATATAAATAGAAGGAAGCTTGGAGGGATAAAAAGTGATAACGATAAGTTTGTGTATGATTGTGAAAAATGAAGAGGAAGTAATAGGTAGATGTTTAGATTCTGTTTGCGAGTTAGTGGATGAAATCAATATTGTGGATACAGGGTCTGACGACCGAACAAAAGAAATCGTAAATAAGTACACCAATCGAATTTTTGATTTTCAGTGGATTGACGATTTTTCAGCTGCACGGAATTTCTCATTCCAACAAGCAACAATGGATTATGTTCTTTGGCTCGATGCGGATGATGTATTTACAGCTGAAGATCAGGAAAAGTTCAAGTTATTGAAACAATCCTTACAACCAACGATTGATGCTGTTTCAATGAATTACCATTTAAGTTTTGATCATGAAGGCAACGTGACCTCCCTTTTGAGGAGATATCGTCTAGTAAAAAAAGTAAATGAGTTTAAATGGATAGGAGCGGTACACGAGTTTCTTTCCGTGTCAGGAAATCTATTCGATAGTGATGTAGCAGTTACCCACTCCCCTTTAAGCCATGATAGTGAACGTAATATCACGATCTATAAAAAGTTGTTAGCTTCAGGGAAAACATTGTCCCCCCGTGATACATTCTATTACGCCAATGAATTGATGGATCATAGTGATTTTGAAACAGCAGTCCTTTACTATGAGGAGTTTTTAGATTCGAAACTGGGCTGGATTGAAGACAATATTAGGGCGTGTTTCAGACTGGCTGACTGCTACCATAAATTAAATGACAAGAATAAAGAACTTAGTTCTACCTTACGAACCCTTGCCTATGACGTTCCTCGTCCCGAAGCGTGTTGCCGACTCGGGTATTACTTTATGGAACAATTTAAAAACCACGAGGCTATCCACTGGTATAGTCAAGCGTTCCTTTATGAAAATCATCAACAGATAGGCTTTCAAAACACCTCATTTTCTACTTGGCTACCCAATCTTCAATTATGTGTTCTTTACGATCGCTTAAAACAGTACGACAAAGCCTATCATCATAATGAATTAGCCCGAAAATACAAACCAAATAATGACAGTATAATGAAAAATAAAACATATTTAGATGAAGTAATTAAAAATAATCAGGAGAAAATTTAAGAGTCAATACACATAGCCAGCAGAATGAGTATTTGTGTAGCCTACAGTTGAAATTCATTCAAGAACTACTTTCAGTAGCTTCATATATCTAACTAACTAGCCGCTTCGACAACTTGTCGGAGCGGCTAGTTGGTTGGGGGCATCAGTGTCCAAGATGGCGAGCATATTCAAAACCAAAGCCCTTTCCTTAATAAACCTGGATAAATATTAAAGAAATCTCCCGCCCTCTCTGTGGCATTTC from the Sporosarcina psychrophila genome contains:
- a CDS encoding S-layer homology domain-containing protein translates to MKKLITFTLLTLLMFSPVFQIQAQASDIKGHQMESDLNYWIGKNVIRADAKGNYNPNRAVTRGEFASYIARALKLPVSTKYTFKDLKANMGLTIEIQNAAGAGILSGYPDGTFKASEKITRQQMAGMMYKAMRYMDLPAQKTALKFKDSKKISANFVDAVSTAVNLNIIRGDHRKDGVYFNPKDNATIAHASAFLFRLFAAAEVLKPTEPSEPSPSEPGKPEVPSVPDVDPEVYKVSTISGGKLLPTTALYKTYEDALAAYNASSSVKAIGKNNRIIKIKSGRAFGSENPKQYTSLYSDSTLRTEVTYIQKGYEMNYIGSSENHVILEVGGLTFYAKPNEVDLVPTELVTGNSFYEVGTDGVLYHDTYNNLTKTRGVYSIGPAASSMKNGKRYTSLDGVHFDEVGTKNTITHYPYFQFQSVRQTSSYSGAELDYFITEILKDRQKTGLARYKDAPTKSKLIGLGNYLKTIEETHRVNALFILATAIHESDYGISGNSLTKNNIFGIKVFDSSPESGGTYKHPNNSVDAFINEYMNKNYANPLGGYSYGAVPGNKVVGFNVRYASDPNWGSKIAGHMWRIDTFLGKKDYKQADLGRIIYTGPVGVNVRTSPDPLSAKLFSYKQKDPGANAAFGYPVVIVDETVGSDGFKWYKVIADSNPPADYGWIRSDLIERITE
- a CDS encoding S-layer homology domain-containing protein: MLHKKKMKGPMKVGLIVVVLSLFGFGILNASANPISPSFTDVHNDFWAKDEVTQLVDLKIINGYPDKQFRPSLEVSRAQAANLITNALELPFSSYKPIFKDVSAKSSHLKGAMATYEAGIFLGKEDGTFGVGDSLTREQMATVIVRAFKLQDTGEEITFKDENKISESHKLGVKVLAQHGITTGKEDGTFDPKTAVNRATYVVFLHRAMLQNKLIEKLPATEFTEPNTYGTFDTVRHEQQFVEVPLSTTAKTYLRSNYIMQFAGEKTVKHAHATDIIYTYRISGFPSVTVKMTKRELPNGDYFLFNELRNPQNIPVTVDVIQTEEGLSKAVLHEYSRFPIKKSVDETFGYDLMTYPTGIFEKIQTDGKVSQRMIGKSYQSTELNQKYPTGAESHTRELHQESEAFSGVMLGETQLSVYRLQSRGFDVVDQWLLASEERLFEDRKQMDAWMLESAVNYKKRNKWYTAEGPYNKMAVTVEPMPKSGRGYGRNLLLVKEDRVMALYSETGARYYENLLYNSFANLDVFRGKSTYWETEVTSTYLKSLYGITAPFVDTRFNEQIALFMYNGGKAFEHKDYNVGLKNYANLLVSQKEKGNIIKVDNESYYISDYFPGAQKVKTHTSMNHALGGMNILLLAYQELNDPAYLATATSIQTAIVKEKNKWIRPDGDIWYKISPEREFSGRDYVHLTLEDLINSYELWSAIDESKLPIFEEMIRSKAGYLNENKLGYTTKIKKGLERINMSDILPAGSEHTDAL
- the tnpB gene encoding IS200/IS605 family element RNA-guided endonuclease TnpB, coding for MTNKAYKFRIYPNQDQQVLIAKTIGCSRFVFNHFLYKWNDTYKETGKGLTYGTCSAGLPLLKKELSWLKEVDSIALQSAVRNLADSFDRFFKKQTKPPRFKSKRNNVQSYTTKQTNGNIAVIGNAIKLPKLGFVKLAKSREISGRIMNATIRRNPSGNYFVSILVETEVCELPKTNTSVGIDVGLKDFAINSDETVYENPKFFRALEKKLAKAQRILSRRKEHAIYQQKPLHEAKNYQKQRRIVACIHEEIANKRNDYLHKVSTEIIKNHDVIGIEDLQVSNMLKNHNLAKAISEVSWSQFRTMLEYKAKWYGKTVIAVAKIFPSSQLCSSCGYRHKDVKVLALREWVCPACNSCHDRDYNASINLEKEAIRLLTAGTVELA
- a CDS encoding sodium/glutamate symporter is translated as MDFSPWVLFTDIGLISLLLLVGTIIRAKVKFIQQMFLPASIIAGLLALLLGPNGFGILPFSDQMKVYPAILIAVIFGTLPLLSPRIDWNAIKTRVGSMWSYSQLAMVLMWGGGLLFALLLINPFWNVHDGFGLLLAAGFVGGHGTAAAIGATFEQNGWEEATSLAMTSATVGIMSAILIGILFIKWGSSKGHTSFLASFKDLPDEMRTGLIPPESRTKSETDTVSSISIDPYVFHLSIITIIAMGGYYLSELGAMLLPSVVIPAFSLAFLVGLFVKKILNSTDTDKYVSKDVVSRISGSATDILVAFGIGSISISVVLDYAVPLILLFVFGLVYAFLFFAVFSKKFFPEYWFEKGIFTWGWTTGTVAMGMALLRIVDPKSESKTLDDYSLAYIPIAPVEIMLVTFAPMLVLNSQGFVFVAITFAFAFVIYLMAIKYKWLNRKA
- a CDS encoding glycosyltransferase family 2 protein encodes the protein MITISLCMIVKNEEEVIGRCLDSVCELVDEINIVDTGSDDRTKEIVNKYTNRIFDFQWIDDFSAARNFSFQQATMDYVLWLDADDVFTAEDQEKFKLLKQSLQPTIDAVSMNYHLSFDHEGNVTSLLRRYRLVKKVNEFKWIGAVHEFLSVSGNLFDSDVAVTHSPLSHDSERNITIYKKLLASGKTLSPRDTFYYANELMDHSDFETAVLYYEEFLDSKLGWIEDNIRACFRLADCYHKLNDKNKELSSTLRTLAYDVPRPEACCRLGYYFMEQFKNHEAIHWYSQAFLYENHQQIGFQNTSFSTWLPNLQLCVLYDRLKQYDKAYHHNELARKYKPNNDSIMKNKTYLDEVIKNNQEKI